The genomic stretch GCCGGTGGTCATCATCAACAAGATCGACCGCGGCGACGCCGACCCGCACCGCGTGCACGACGAGGTGCTGGAGCTGTTCATGGAGCTGGAGGCCAAGGATTACCAGCTCGACTGCCCCTTCCTCTACGCCGTGGGCCGCGAGGGCGTGGCGATGTACGAGGCGGAGGACGAGCGCAAGGACCTCACGCCCCTCTTCGACACCATCGTGAAGACGATCCCGCCGCCCACGGGCGACGCGGAGGGCCCGTTCCAGATGCTCGTCTCCACCATCGACTACTCGCCGTACCTGGGGCGGCTCGCCATCGGGCGCATCGAGCGCGGCGTGGCGCGGGTGGGCGAGCCGGTGATCCTGCTGGAGCACGGCCACGAGGGCGACGCGCCCGGCATGGCGCGCGCCCGCATCAGCAAGCTCTTCTCCTTCGAGGGGCTGGAGCGCGGCGAAGTGGAGAGCGCATCCGCCGGCGACGTGGTCGCCGTGGCCGGGCTGCCGAACGTGGACATCGGCTCCACCATCTGCGACCCGGAGCACCCGGAGGCGCTGCTGGGGATCGCCGTGGAGGAGCCCACCGTCTCCGTCGACATGATGGTGAACATGTCGCCGTTCGCCGGGCGGGAAGGGAAGTACGTGACCTCGCGCCAGCTCCGCGACCGCCTGATGAAGGAGCTGGAGAGCAACGTCGCGCTGCGCGTGGAAGACACCGACTCGCCAGACACCATGACCGTGTCCGGCCGCGGCGAGCTCCACCTGGGGATCCTGATGGAGACGATGCGCCGCGAGGGGTACGAGTTCGCCGTGTCGCGCCCCCGCGTGATCCTCAAAAAGGGCCCCAACGGGGAGCTGATGGAGCCGTACGAGGAGGTCACGGTGGACGTCCCCGAAGGGCTGATGGGGCCGGTGATCGAGAAGTTCGGGCAGCGCCGCGGGGAGATGATCGAGATGAAGAACCCCGGCGGCGGGCTGGTGCGCCTGGTGTACCGCGTGCCGGCGCGCGGGCTCTTTGGCTACCGCTCCGAGTTCCTCACGGACACGCGCGGCGAAGGGCTCCTGCACCACCGCTTCCTGGAGTACGGCCCGTACGTGGGGAACATGAGCACCCGCAACCGCGGCGTGCTGGTGAGCATGGTGGACGGCGAGAGCGTGGCGTTCGCGCTGGGCAACCTGCAGGAGCGCTCCACCTTCTTCATCGCCCCCGGCCTGCCGGTGTACGAGGGGATGATCGTGGGCGAGAACTCGCGCCAGGGCGACATGGAGGTCAACGTCGCCAAGGGGAAGAAGCTCACCAACATGCGCGCCTCCGGCTCGGACGACAACGTCCTGCTGGAGCCGCCGCGGATCATGACGCTGGAGGA from Longimicrobium sp. encodes the following:
- the typA gene encoding translational GTPase TypA, producing MAIRNIAIIAHVDHGKTTLVDHMLRQAGTFRENQQVAERVMDSNPLERERGITILAKNLSVRWAGTKINIVDTPGHSDFGGEVERILRMVDGVVVLVDAAEGPMPQTRFVTRKALELGLQPVVIINKIDRGDADPHRVHDEVLELFMELEAKDYQLDCPFLYAVGREGVAMYEAEDERKDLTPLFDTIVKTIPPPTGDAEGPFQMLVSTIDYSPYLGRLAIGRIERGVARVGEPVILLEHGHEGDAPGMARARISKLFSFEGLERGEVESASAGDVVAVAGLPNVDIGSTICDPEHPEALLGIAVEEPTVSVDMMVNMSPFAGREGKYVTSRQLRDRLMKELESNVALRVEDTDSPDTMTVSGRGELHLGILMETMRREGYEFAVSRPRVILKKGPNGELMEPYEEVTVDVPEGLMGPVIEKFGQRRGEMIEMKNPGGGLVRLVYRVPARGLFGYRSEFLTDTRGEGLLHHRFLEYGPYVGNMSTRNRGVLVSMVDGESVAFALGNLQERSTFFIAPGLPVYEGMIVGENSRQGDMEVNVAKGKKLTNMRASGSDDNVLLEPPRIMTLEDAMGYIADDELIEVTPKALRLRKRLLSASDRKKASRASA